In a single window of the Arachis hypogaea cultivar Tifrunner chromosome 6, arahy.Tifrunner.gnm2.J5K5, whole genome shotgun sequence genome:
- the LOC112697282 gene encoding protein SIEVE ELEMENT OCCLUSION B: MDNIGKLAAMKQQLRGERPMPVNALSDDSILVKKIVAEHKPDGLEYDAKPLLHIVEDILRRATLSTEGVSSGALAHVDQVEDVTHHPGYTNMLEALSFKIDRIACEISYKSLAGVDAHSTALAIFDMLQTYEWDVKLVLSLAAFALTYGEFWLLAHMHLTNQLARSMAILKQVPNIMEHVSMLRPRFEALNELVKVILEVARCVIEFNGLPRHYIAQDTTAYNIASNHIPIATYWSVRGIVACATQITSLTTLGFEFMQSTTEAWELSTLAHKLKNILEHLRKNLDSCYRQIEKRMDSEAYEMLRELFTTPHIDNMKVLKALISAKDDTLPLYDGATKKRVSLEPLRRKNVLLLISGLEFSHDELLILEQIYNESRAHTSSRLDNRYENRYELVWIPILDLNEAESTQRKQRQFEELQLTMPWFSVYHPSAISKPVIWFIQREWKYKNKPILVVLDPQGRVACPNAIHMMWIWGSAAFPFTSAREEALWKEETWRLELLVDGIDSEILNWIKDDKFIFLYGGNDPDWVRKFVREARRVAAASPINLEMVYVGKSNKSEQVQKVLDTITREKLPTHSWQEHSMIWFFWTRLESMLFSKIQLKQADDDSDLVMQEVKRLLSYDKMGGWIVLARGSRIIVNGHATTGLQTLMEYEDIWRVHAERDGFEPGFRDHYGKLHAVDNPCCRFEFSHAMGRIPEKLRCPECRRYMHMLTTFQCCHDETVDEAFLVSALAPPTI; this comes from the exons ATGGATAACATTGGCAAATTGGCTGCTATGAAACAACAGCTGAGAGGCGAAAGGCCCATGCCGGTGAATGCATTGTCTGATGACAGCATTCTGGTGAAGAAAATAGTGGCTGAGCATAAACCTGATGGTCTAGAATATGATGCCAAGCCACTTCTCCATATTGTTGAGGATATTCTTAGACGTGCCACCTTGAGCACTGAAGGTGTTTCCTCG GGTGCGCTTGCGCATGTTGACCAGGTCGAAGATGTGACCCATCACCCTGGCTACACCAACATGCTGGAGGCACTTTCTTTCAAGATTGATCGAATTGCTTGTGAG ATTTCGTACAAGTCTCTTGCGGGTGTAGATGCACACTCTACAGCACTTGCAATATTTGATATGCTTCAAACATATGAGTGGGATGTGAAGTTGGTGCTGTCTTTGGCTGCTTTTGCTCTGACATATGGTGAATTCTGGCTTCTTGCACACATGCATTTAACAAACCAGCTTGCAAGATCCATGGCCATTCTGAAGCAAGTTCCAAACATCATGGAGCATGTAAGCATGCTGCGACCCCGGTTCGAAGCCCTGAATGAACTAGTTAAGGTCATATTGGAGGTGGCAAGGTGTGTCATTGAGTTCAATGGTCTGCCAAGACACTACATTGCTCAAGACACAACAGCATACAACATTGCCTCTAACCATATCCCAATTGCCACCTATTGGAGCGTCAGGGGTATCGTCGCCTGCGCAACTCAGATTACAAGCCTAACCACACTTGGATTTGA GTTCATGCAATCAACTACTGAGGCATGGGAGCTATCTACATTGGCTCACAAGCTTAAGAACATACTTGAACATCTAAGGAAGAATCTGGATAGCTGCTACAGACAGATTG AGAAAAGAATGGACTCTGAAGCTTATGAAATGTTGCGCGAATTATTCACGACACCCCACATTGACAACATGAAGGTTCTCAAGGCTTTGATTTCTGCGAAGGACGATACTCTACCTCTATACGATGGTGCAACCAAGAAAAGG GTTAGCCTGGAACCCCTGAGAAGGAAGAATGTGTTACTTCTAATTTCAGGGTTGGAGTTCTCCCATGATGAGCTTCTGATCCTTGAACAAATCTATAATGAATCAAGGGCACACACATCATCAAGGCTTGATAATAGATATGAAAATAGATATGAGCTTGTATGGATCCCAATTCTGGACCTGAATGAAGCTGAATCAACACAGAGAAAGCAAAGGCAGTTTGAGGAGCTGCAATTAACCATGCCATGGTTCTCTGTTTATCATCCTTCGGCGATAAGCAAGCCGGTGATCTGGTTCATCCAGAGGGAATGGAAGTACAAGAATAAGCCAATTCTTGTGGTTCTTGATCCTCAAGGGAGGGTGGCTTGTCCTAATGCTATTCACATGATGTGGATTTGGGGAAGTGCTGCATTTCCATTCACAAGCGCTAGAGAAGAAGCTCTGTGGAAGGAAGAGACCTGGAGACTTGAACTGCTTGTGGATGGCATTGACTCTGAAATATTGAACTGG ATCAAGGATGATAAATTCATCTTCTTATATGGAGGGAATGACCCTGATTGGGTTAGAAAATTCGTGAGGGAAGCTCGCAGGGTTGCGGCGGCATCACCAATAAACTTAGAGATGGTGTATGTGGGGAAGAGCAACAAAAGCGAGCAAGTGCAGAAAGTGCTAGACACCATAACTCGTGAGAAGCTTCCAACTCATAGCTGGCAAGAACACAGCATGATATGGTTCTTCTGGACTCGCCTGGAGAGCATGCTGTTCTCCAAGATCCAGCTGAAGCAAGCGGACGACGACTCTGACCTGGTGATGCAGGAAGTGAAGAGGCTTCTGAGCTATGACAAGATGGGCGGCTGGATTGTTCTCGCAAGAGGATCTCGCATCATAGTGAATGGACATGCCACCACAGGATTGCAGACTCTGATGGAGTATGAGGACATTTGGAGGGTGCATGCTGAGAGGGATGGGTTTGAGCCAGGTTTTCGCGATCACTATGGGAAGCTCCATGCAGTGGATAACCCTTGTTGTAGGTTTGAATTCTCCCACGCAATGGGGAGGATCCCGGAGAAGCTCCGCTGCCCTGAGTGCCGCCGCTACATGCACATGCTCACCACGTTCCAGTGCTGCCATGATGAAACTGTCGACGAGGCGTTTCTTGTCAGTGCTCTAGCCCCTCCTACCATTTGA
- the LOC112697285 gene encoding SAGA-associated factor 29 homolog A isoform X1, protein MMSSSDITGILDNSKELDRLRKEQEDILLEINRLHKKLQTAPEVVEKPGDNSLARLKILYTQAKDLSDSEAQISSLLINQLDTLLPSGQGQPRRRIEGNEQKRKRVKTESDISRMSNLKGEQVAARVTPRNADKDEWFVVKVIHFDKESKEVEVLDEEPGDDEEGSGQRQYKLPMGNIIPFPKSNDPSGAPDFPPGSHVLAVYPGTTALYKATVVHGHRKQYCACSGAIFFISHLCRGRQTTMCWNLMMMKKMGLCLKGRFPSTRWLLCQRAIANEFKQFRVGL, encoded by the exons ATGATGTCGTCTTCGGACATTACTGGAATCTTGGATAACTCAAAGGAGCTTGATCGGTTAAGGAAAGAGCAGGAGGATATTCTGCTTGAGATCAACAGGCTCCACAAGAAGCTTCAAACAG CTCCTGAAGTAGTTGAGAAGCCTGGGGATAATTCATTAGCCAGGCTTAAAATTTTGTATACTCAAGCAAAAGATCTTTCAGATAGTGAAGCACA AATTTCCTCTTTACTGATAAACCAACTTGATACACTACTGCCTTCAGGACAAGGTCAACCGCGAAGAAGAATAG AAGGTAATGAGCAGAAAAGGAAACGAGTGAAGACCGAGTCAGATATTTCTAGGATGAGCAATCTTAAGGGTGAGCAG GTAGCAGCTAGGGTCACACCACGTAATGCTGATAAGGATGAATGGTTTGTTGTTAAAGTGATCCATTTTGATAAGGAATCAAAAGA AGTTGAAGTTCTAGATGAAGAACCTGGTGATGATGAAGAGGGAAGCGGCCAAAG ACAATACAAGCTTCCCATGGGAAATATAATTCCTTTCCCAAAGAGCAATGATCCTTCAGGTGCTCCGGATTTTCCGCCAGGCTCACATGttttggcggtctatccaggaacTACTGCACTTTACAAAGCAACAGTTGTACATGGCCATCGCAAG CAATATTGTGCATGTTCTGGGGCAATCTTTTTCATTTCACACTTGTGCAGAGGAAGACAGACGA CTATGTGTTGGaatttgatgatgatgaagaagatgggTCTTTGCCTCAAAGGACGGTTCCCTTCCACAAGGTGGTTGCTCTGCCAGAGGGCCATCGCCAATGAATTTAAGCAATTTAGGGTTGGTTTGTGA
- the LOC112697285 gene encoding SAGA-associated factor 29 homolog A isoform X2 produces the protein MMSSSDITGILDNSKELDRLRKEQEDILLEINRLHKKLQTAPEVVEKPGDNSLARLKILYTQAKDLSDSEAQISSLLINQLDTLLPSGQGQPRRRIEGNEQKRKRVKTESDISRMSNLKGEQVAARVTPRNADKDEWFVVKVIHFDKESKEVEVLDEEPGDDEEGSGQRQYKLPMGNIIPFPKSNDPSGAPDFPPGSHVLAVYPGTTALYKATVVHGHRKRKTDDYVLEFDDDEEDGSLPQRTVPFHKVVALPEGHRQ, from the exons ATGATGTCGTCTTCGGACATTACTGGAATCTTGGATAACTCAAAGGAGCTTGATCGGTTAAGGAAAGAGCAGGAGGATATTCTGCTTGAGATCAACAGGCTCCACAAGAAGCTTCAAACAG CTCCTGAAGTAGTTGAGAAGCCTGGGGATAATTCATTAGCCAGGCTTAAAATTTTGTATACTCAAGCAAAAGATCTTTCAGATAGTGAAGCACA AATTTCCTCTTTACTGATAAACCAACTTGATACACTACTGCCTTCAGGACAAGGTCAACCGCGAAGAAGAATAG AAGGTAATGAGCAGAAAAGGAAACGAGTGAAGACCGAGTCAGATATTTCTAGGATGAGCAATCTTAAGGGTGAGCAG GTAGCAGCTAGGGTCACACCACGTAATGCTGATAAGGATGAATGGTTTGTTGTTAAAGTGATCCATTTTGATAAGGAATCAAAAGA AGTTGAAGTTCTAGATGAAGAACCTGGTGATGATGAAGAGGGAAGCGGCCAAAG ACAATACAAGCTTCCCATGGGAAATATAATTCCTTTCCCAAAGAGCAATGATCCTTCAGGTGCTCCGGATTTTCCGCCAGGCTCACATGttttggcggtctatccaggaacTACTGCACTTTACAAAGCAACAGTTGTACATGGCCATCGCAAG AGGAAGACAGACGA CTATGTGTTGGaatttgatgatgatgaagaagatgggTCTTTGCCTCAAAGGACGGTTCCCTTCCACAAGGTGGTTGCTCTGCCAGAGGGCCATCGCCAATGA